The Ferrimonas balearica DSM 9799 genome includes the window GCTGACAACAAAGCCACCATCGAAAACCTGCCGATCCCGGATCCGGAGCAGGAGCTGGGTTACGTGATGGACGCCGTGCGCACCATCCGTCGCGAGCTGAAAGGTGAAGTGCCGCTGATCGGTTTCTCCGGCAGCCCGTGGACTCTGGCCACCTACATGGTGGAAGGCGGCAGCTCCAAAGACTTCGCCAAGATTAAGAAGATGGCTTTTGCCGAACCGGCTACCCTGCACCTGCTGCTGGACAAGCTGGCGGACTCCGTCATTCTGTACCTGAACGCCCAGATCAAAGCCGGTGCACAGGCGGTACAGATCTTTGATACCTGGGGTGGCGCACTGTCCGGCCCGGCGTACCGCGAGTTCTCTCTGCGTTACATGCACAAGATCGTTGATGGCCTGATCCGCGACTACGACGGCCACAAAGTGCCGGTTGTACTGTTCACCAAAGGTGGCGGTCAGTGGCTGGAAGACATCGCGGCCACCGGCTGTGACGCTGTGGGTCTGGACTGGACCGTTGACGTTAAGGCCGCCCGTGCCCGCGTCGGCGACAAAGTGGCCCTGCAGGGCAACATGGACCCGTCCATGCTGTACGCACCGGTTCCGCGTATCGAAGAGGAAGTGGAGCGCATCCTGGGCGAATTCGGCCACGGTGACGGCCACGTCTTCAACCTGGGCCACGGCATTCACCAGCACGCCGATCCGGAGCACGCTGGCGCCTTTATCAATGCCGTTCACGAGCTGTCTCGCAAGTACCACAAGTAAGACGCTCAGTGCACAGACAAAAAAGCACCCCTCGGGGTGCTTTTTTTGATCCCGGTGGTGGTTTCCAACCCGGCACCTCGCTACAATCGCAAACATAAGTCCAATAACCAAACATATGTTATGACGGAGCGAGAGCAGCAGATCCTCGACCTGATCCGCCAGGATCCCCTGATCCCCCAGCAGGAGCTGGCGGACAAGCTGGGCATCAGTCGCAGTGCCATCGCGGGCCACATCATGCACCTCACCCAGAAAGGCCACATCCAGGGCAAAGGTTACATTCTTGCCCCTGAGCGCTACGCGTTGGTGATTGGTGGGGCCAATATGGACCTGTGCGGCGTGGCCGACCGGCCGCTGGTGGACGGTGACTCCACCCCGGGCAGCCTGACTGCCAGCGCCGGTGGTGTGGGCCGCAATATCGCCGACAACCTGGCTCGCCTGGGCAGCCGCGTCGAGTTTGTCTCTGCCCTTGGTGATGACCGCTGGGCCGAGCAGCTGATTGAATCCTGCCGTCTGGCTGGGGTGGGTACAGAGCACTGCCTGAAGATCGCCGGTGCCACCACCTCCAGTTACCTGTCGCTGCACGACAGCGATGGCGAGATGCGCCTCGCCCTCAATGACATGAGCCTGATTGAGCGCCTCGACGCTGAGCAGATGGAGCGCCGCCGTGGCCCCATCGACCGCGCTTCGGTGGTGGTGCTGGATGCCAACCTGTCCGAAGACGCACTGGAAACCCTGTTTGCCCGCCCACTGGATGCCCCGGTGCTGGTGGACCCGGTGTCCCGCGCCAAGGCGCACAAGCTCAAGCCTTTCCTGGCCCAGATCGACACCCTCAAGCCCAACGCGCTGGAAGCGGAGTTGCTGTCCGGCCATCGTCTCGACAGCGACGAAGACCTGCCTCGTGTGGCTGATGCGCTGCATCAGTTGGGGGTCAAGCGGGTGCTGCTCAGCCTGGGCAGCCGTGGCGCCTACGCCTCCGATGCGGGGCAGGGCGTCCGCTACCTGCCGTCCGCCACCGATGTGGTGAACGTCACCGGCGCCGGTGATGCGCTGATGGCGGGCCTGGCCCATGGCCGCCTTGCCGGCTGGTCCTTTACCGAGACCGTTCCTTTTGCCCTGGCCGCTGCCCGACTGGCGCTGGCGACCAAGACCACCATTAATTCCACTATGTCCGAAGCGGCCGTACGCCGCCTGATGGAGAAGACCCCATGCTAGAGAAGTACCTGGATATCCACCCGGAAGTCGCCGAAGCCATCGCCAACAACCGCCCGGTCGTGGCGCTGGAGTCCACCATCATCTCCCACGGTATGCCTTACCCGCAGAACGTGGAGACCGCCCTGAAGGTGGAGCAGACCGTTCGTGACGCGGGTGCCATCCCGGCCACCATCGCCATCATCAAGGGCCGCCTGACCGTGGGCCTGACCGAAGAGCAGGTAGAGTTCCTGGGTAAAGAGGGTCTGTCCGTCACCAAGGCTTCCCGTCGTGACATCCCCTTTATCGTTGCTGCCGGTAAAACCGGTGCCACCACCGTAGCGTCCACCATGATCCTGGCCGCCATGGCCGGCATCAAAGTGTTTGCCACCGGTGGCATTGGCGGCGTGCACCGTGGTGCCCAGCAGACCTTCGACATCTCCGCTGACCTGCAGGAACTGGCCAACACCGACGTGGCCGTTGTCTGTGCCGGTGCCAAGTCCATCCTCGACCTGGGCCTGACCCGCGAGTACCTGGAAACCTTCGGTGTGCCGGTTGTCGGCTACCAGACCGACTGCCTGCCGGCGTTCTACACCCGCGAAAGCGATTTCAGCATCGACTACCGCCTGGACAGCAGCGAAGCCATTGCCACTGCGCTGAACGCCAAGTGGGGTATGGGCCTGAAAGGCGGTGTGGTGATCGCCAACCCGATCCCGGAACAGTACGCCATGCCGAAAGCTGACATCGATGCCGCCATCGCTCAGGCGCTGGCGGAAGCGGAGCAACAGGGTGTTGGTGGCAAAGAGTCCACCCCGTTCCTGCTGGCCCGCGTCTGTGAACTGACCGGTGGTAACAGCCTGGATTCCAACATCCAGCTGGTACTGAACAACGCCCGCCTGGCTTCCGGGATTGCTCGCGACCTGTGCGCTGAGTGATCCTTTATTGCAGGGAAGACAAAGCCGCCGAAAGGCGGCTTTTTTTGTGCCGGTTAACCGGCCATCAACCCTTGTACCCGCTGACGCAGCGCGGGCACGACGTCGTCGTCGAACCAGGGGTGGCGTTTCAGCCACAGGGTGTTGCGGGGGGAGGGGTGGGGCAGCGGAAAGCGGTCCGGTCCGAACTCGGCCCAGCGGGCGACGGTGTCGGTCAGGCTGGTAAACCCCTCCAGGTAGTGTTTCTGGGCGTACTGGCCGATATAGAGGGTGAGCTCAAGGGCGGGCAACTGCGCCAGCAGCGTCGGGTGCCAGCGCGGTGCACAGCGCTTATCCGGAGGGTTGTCGCCACTGCGGCCGCGGCCGGGATAACACAGCCCCATGGGGATGATGGCGACCCGGCTGGGGTCGTAAAAGGTGTCGCGATCCATCCCCAGCCAGTGGCGCAACCGGTCCCCGCTGGCGTCATTCCAGGGGATGCCGCTTTGATGCACCTTGAGGCCGGGGGCCTGGCCGATGATCAGCAACCGCGCGGATGAGGCGAGCTGAACCACCGGATTCGGGTCCAGCACATCCTGACACAAGCGGCAGGCATGCACGGTGTGAATCAGTTCACGGGTTGAATCATCGCTGATCGGAATTTGTGCGGCTGATGCCGATGTTGGACAAACTGTCATGAAAAAACCTCAAGATACGTTCCCATCATGCCGTTATTTAGGTAAGTTCAAACCTCTTTGTCTTAGAGCCTGAATCAGGATCTGCGCCGTCCGATGAAACTCTCCCGTCGATTATTGCTGCTCCTGTTTTGTCTGGCTATCCCCCTGATCCTGACCGCCACCGGCGCCGCCTACTGGATGATCCGTGACGGCTTTGTCGGCTATGAGCAGCGAACCTACGCCGCCGAGCGGGCGCATCTGCAGATGGATGTGGAGCACTGGCTGACGCAGAACCGCAAATCGATGACGGCGATCCGCACCGCACTGGAGAGTGAACGCCCGGAAGCGCTGGATTTTCTGGTGGCCCAGGCCCGTCAGCGCGGCCTGATCTCTCTGGTGATGAACCACCACGGTGAGTTGCACGTGTTGCAGAACCCGGCGTTGCCGGTGGACGGCAACAGCGAAGCGATGCGGGCCCTGCTCGATCCCATTCTCTCCACCGGTACCTTTCAGTACGAGCGCAGCGGCTTTGCCCGTCTTGGCCATCAGGTGTTTGGGCTGGTGGCCCAGCCACTGAACCATCGCAACTGGCGTGGACTGATTGGCATTCAGGCGTTTGATCAGACTCTGCTGGACACCCTCAGCTATCGCCACCACCGCATCCATACCGCCACCCTGGTGGATGCCCCGGAAGGCAGCCCCCTGGCGCTGCCCCATTTCGCCGGGACAGCCCTGACCCTTGAGCCGCAGTTTGACCTGACTGAACGTCAGATCCGCACCGAACAGATCCATCGGGTGATGGCGATACTGGCGCTGGTACTGGTGCTGTTGGCACTGGCCAGTTTCTTTACCTTCCGTCGCATTCTGCTGGGGCCCATCGGCAGCCTGAAGCAGCGCATCGAACAGGGCCTGACTCAGCGCAAAACCAGTCGGCCGCTGCCGGAATCCGGGCAGGATGAGCTGTCTGAAATCAGCCAGCTGTGTAATGAGCTGTTTTCCCAACGCCTGCACCAGCGTCAACAGATCAGCACCCTGCTGCGCACCGTCAGCGATGCGGTGGTGCTGGTTGACCCACAGGCGCGTATCGAGCTGGTGAACCCGGAAGCGGAAAAGCTGCTGGCGGTCGAGCATGGTCCGGTGCGCCAGTGTGCCCTGGTCAATCTGGTGGCCGGCCCGGCGGGACAGGAACTGCATGCCGCCCTGAAAGAGCTGCTCAGCTCAGGCCGCATCAGCCTCGAAGGGCGGGTATCGCTGCAACAGGGGGGTCAGAAACGGCAACTGGAGTACCACGCTGCCCGTACGCTGGACCATGAGGGGCATACCCTGGGGGCGGTCCTGGTGCTGCGTGACATCACCCATTCCGAGCAGATGAAGCGCGAGTTGATGCACAAGTCCCAACGGGACCAGACCACCGGCATCTACAACCGCCACACCTTTGAACAGCGGCTGGAAGCGCTGGCAGATCTGCCGGGCCAGCACGCCATCTGCTACATGGATCTGAACCGCTTTAAGCTGATCAACGACAGTTGTGGCCACGAAGCCGGTGACCGCATGCTGCGCGATGTGGCTCAGGAGATGGTGCGGAGCATCCGCCCGGGCGACCTGCTGGCGCGCATCGGCGGCGATGAATTCGGCCTGATCATGAAAGACACCTCAGCGCTGGAGACGGCGCGGGTGCTGAAACAGCTGATGGAGCGGGTCGAGGGGATCACTCTTTACTGGGACAGTGGCAGCTACCGGGTGGGCATCAGCATCGGGGTGGCGTTCCAGCGGGCGGATGAGCAGCGGCCCCGTGAGGTGTTTAAAGACGCTGAAATCGCCTGTCACGCCAATAAGGGCAAGGGCGGCGAAAGCCAGATCCACTTCTTCGACTCCCTCGATCAGGATCTGGCCCACCAGCGCAACGCGCCGCAGTGGGCGATGAAGATCAACGAAGCGATCGTCAACGACGATCTGGTGCTGTTCTATCAGCCCATTGAGCCGGTGCAGGCCAGCAGTCCCCGTCGCAAGTGCGAAGTGCTGCTGCGGATCCGCGAAGAGGGCGGCCGCATCCTGGCGCCGGGCCAGTTTATTGCTGCGGCGGAGCGTTTTAACCTGATGCCGGCGGTGGACAAGGCGGTGATCCGCAAATCCTTTGAGTGGCTGGCCCGCAACAGCCACTTGTGGAATACCCAGGTGCTGTCGATCAACCTCTCTGGCACTACCCTCTCCAACGGCAATCTGGTCAGCTACATCGATGAGATGTGCGCGCTGTACCGGGTGCCGCCGGAAACCATCTGCTTCGAGGTGACCGAAACCGCCGCCATCGCCAACGAGAACCGGGCACTGGAGATCCTCCACGCCCTGCGCCGTCGCGGTTTCGCTTTTGCCCTGGATGACTTTGGCTCCGGCTTTGCTTCCTATGGCTACCTGCGCCAGTTGCCGGTGGATTACGTGAAGATCGACGGCTGCTTTGTCCGTAACCTGGCCAACAACGCCAAGGATTACGCCATCGTTAAATCGATTCACGATGTGTGCCGGGTGATGGGCATCGAAACCGTGGCGGAGTTTGTTGAGGACCAGGAAACCCTGTCCCGGCTTCGCGCCATCGGCGTTAACTACGCCCAGGGGTACGGCATCGGCCGACCCAAAGATCTGGAAACCTACCAGCCGGTACCGCAGGAGGATGGCGTTAAAGCCTGAGCCCGGCCACCGGCGCAGCGACAGGATGTTCGCGCGCTGCCCTGCCTGAACAAGGAGAAACCATGGACGGAGAAGTGGTGCTGTTGACCGGCGCCTCAGAAGGGATTGGTCGCGCGTTGGCCCATCAACTCAGTGCCCGTGGCGCCCGGCTGATGCTGGTTGCCCGCAACCGGGAGCGACTCGACAGCCTGGTGGCCGAACTGCCATCACCGGCCTTTGCCTACCCCCTCGACCTGACCGAGCTGGACCAACTGCCCAAGCTGGTGGAGGCCGCCCTGGCACAGTTTGGTCGTCTTGACCGCCTGATCCTCAACGCCGGCATCACCATGTGGAGCACGGTAGAGGCGCTGACGGACCTCTCCGTACTGGAGCGGGTGATGCGGGTGAACTACCTCGCCACTGCTCATCTGGCCCATGCGGCCTTGCCGGCACTGAAACAGTCCAGGGGCCACATCGCTGTGGTTTCCTCCCTGACCGGACTGACCGGCGTGCCGACCCGCAGCGGCTACTGCGCCTCCAAACATGCGGTGATGGGGTTCTTTGATGCGCTGCGGATCGAGTTGCGGGGCAGCGGGGTGGACGTCACCGTGCTCTGCCCCGACTTTGTGGTGACGCAAACCCATAAGCGCGCCATGGGCGCCGATGGCCAGCCGTTGGGGCAGACGCCGATGCAGGAGAGCAAGATCATGACCGCCGAGCAGTGCGCGCGGGCGATGGTCCGCGCCATCGAGAAGCGTCAGCGTCTCTGGCTCGGCTCCTTCCGTGGACGGTTGGGGCGGTGGCTTAAACTGCTGGCGCCGGGTTTGATCGATGGCATTGCGGCGCGGGCGATTGCCCGTCGCCACTGAACGGTTGCCAACGGGCCATCGCCGCTTCGCCCGCGATCCGGCCCAGCTCATAGCCTCGCTCCAGAGGCTCGGCGTCCCGGGTCAGCCGCTTCAGCCGGAAGGATTCTGGCGGGCAGATCTCAACGATGTTCACCCCTTCCGGCGGCTGGCGGATCAGGTCGAGCGTCCGGTTGTAGCGTTCCGCCCGGCTCAGCATCGGTTCAACCAGATGCGGGGTATCACGCAGCAGCCAGCGTTGCAGGGCGGGCAGGCCGGAAGCGGATTTGCGGTAGCTGGCCGGTCGGCTGCGCAGCACCATGATCTGGCGTGCACCGCGACGAATCGCCTCGGCCACCGGCAGCGCATCCGCCACCCCGCCATCAACGTAGGTGTGTTGCCCCAGCCGCACCCCTTTTCGGTACAGCACGGGCAGGGCACTGCTGGCCTTCATGGTTTCGGCCAGCTGCTCAACGTCGGGGGTGTGGTATTCCGCCTGTCCGCTGTCCTGGCGGGTAACCGCCAGAAAGAAGGGACGGGGGTCTGCGGCCAGAACAGCCTTGTCGATGCCCAACTCCGCCAGAGTGATGGTCCACATCCAATCCAGATCCATCAGGTCGCCGCCACGCAGAAAACGGCCCGGGGTCAGAAACGCCCGGCGGCAGCTGTAGTCGGTGTAGATTTTGCGGTTACGGCCCGGCATCTTGGCCAGGTAAGCTGCCAGATTGGAGGCGCCGGCCGAGACGCCCCAGAAACTGTCAAAGGGACTGAAGTCCCGGGCCAGAAAGGTGTCCAGTACGCCGCAGGAAAACACCCCTCGCATGGCGCCGCCTTCCACGATTAATGCGCTTGGCCCTACCTGATCCATATTCTTTCCCTGTCTTGTGTTTCGGCGGTCAGCCGGTTTGATTGATGAATCATACGGAGGATGAAAGTCCCAGGCGAGCGAATGGGGATAGGTGGTATTCCCAAAGCGGCAAATCCACAGGCTTTGTGTGGTCAAAAAACCACCATCGCCTAACTCGCGCTAAGCTGCTACAATCCGCGGCCCCTGCCCATACCGGGTGGGGTGATCTGAGGTTAAGCATGATCCCGACTCCCAAAACCAAGCTGTTCGACTATCCCAAGTTCTGGGCTGAGTGCCTGGGCCCGGCCCCTTTTCTGCCCACCACCCGTGCGGAGATGGACCTGTTGGGCTGGGACAGCTGTGACATCATCATGGTGACCGGTGACGCTTACGTGGATCACCCCAGCTTTGGTATGGCTGTGATTGGCCGCATGCTGGAATCCCAGGGGTTCCGCGTGGGCATCATCGACCAGCCGGACTGGCAGTCCAAAGCGCCCTTTATGGCGCTGGGCAAGCCCAACCTGTTCTTCGGCGTGACCGCCGGCAACATGGACTCGATGATCAACCACTACACCGCCGATCGCCGTCTGCGCCACGACGACGCCTATACCCCGGACAACGTCCACGGTAAGCGTCCCGACCGGGCCACCGTGGTGTACACCCAGCGCTGTAAAGAAGCCTACAAAGATGTGCCGGTGATCCTCGGCGGCATCGAGGCCAGCCTGCGCCGTATCGCGCACTACGATTACTGGTCCG containing:
- the hemE gene encoding uroporphyrinogen decarboxylase, which produces MSELKNDRYLRALLRQPVDVTPVWMMRQAGRYLPEYRATRAEAGDFMSLCKNPELACEVTLQPLRRFPLDAAILFSDILTIPDAMGLGLYFETGEGPRFQTLADNKATIENLPIPDPEQELGYVMDAVRTIRRELKGEVPLIGFSGSPWTLATYMVEGGSSKDFAKIKKMAFAEPATLHLLLDKLADSVILYLNAQIKAGAQAVQIFDTWGGALSGPAYREFSLRYMHKIVDGLIRDYDGHKVPVVLFTKGGGQWLEDIAATGCDAVGLDWTVDVKAARARVGDKVALQGNMDPSMLYAPVPRIEEEVERILGEFGHGDGHVFNLGHGIHQHADPEHAGAFINAVHELSRKYHK
- a CDS encoding PfkB family carbohydrate kinase, with translation MTEREQQILDLIRQDPLIPQQELADKLGISRSAIAGHIMHLTQKGHIQGKGYILAPERYALVIGGANMDLCGVADRPLVDGDSTPGSLTASAGGVGRNIADNLARLGSRVEFVSALGDDRWAEQLIESCRLAGVGTEHCLKIAGATTSSYLSLHDSDGEMRLALNDMSLIERLDAEQMERRRGPIDRASVVVLDANLSEDALETLFARPLDAPVLVDPVSRAKAHKLKPFLAQIDTLKPNALEAELLSGHRLDSDEDLPRVADALHQLGVKRVLLSLGSRGAYASDAGQGVRYLPSATDVVNVTGAGDALMAGLAHGRLAGWSFTETVPFALAAARLALATKTTINSTMSEAAVRRLMEKTPC
- a CDS encoding pseudouridine-5'-phosphate glycosidase; translation: MLEKYLDIHPEVAEAIANNRPVVALESTIISHGMPYPQNVETALKVEQTVRDAGAIPATIAIIKGRLTVGLTEEQVEFLGKEGLSVTKASRRDIPFIVAAGKTGATTVASTMILAAMAGIKVFATGGIGGVHRGAQQTFDISADLQELANTDVAVVCAGAKSILDLGLTREYLETFGVPVVGYQTDCLPAFYTRESDFSIDYRLDSSEAIATALNAKWGMGLKGGVVIANPIPEQYAMPKADIDAAIAQALAEAEQQGVGGKESTPFLLARVCELTGGNSLDSNIQLVLNNARLASGIARDLCAE
- a CDS encoding uracil-DNA glycosylase family protein; amino-acid sequence: MTVCPTSASAAQIPISDDSTRELIHTVHACRLCQDVLDPNPVVQLASSARLLIIGQAPGLKVHQSGIPWNDASGDRLRHWLGMDRDTFYDPSRVAIIPMGLCYPGRGRSGDNPPDKRCAPRWHPTLLAQLPALELTLYIGQYAQKHYLEGFTSLTDTVARWAEFGPDRFPLPHPSPRNTLWLKRHPWFDDDVVPALRQRVQGLMAG
- a CDS encoding putative bifunctional diguanylate cyclase/phosphodiesterase, giving the protein MKLSRRLLLLLFCLAIPLILTATGAAYWMIRDGFVGYEQRTYAAERAHLQMDVEHWLTQNRKSMTAIRTALESERPEALDFLVAQARQRGLISLVMNHHGELHVLQNPALPVDGNSEAMRALLDPILSTGTFQYERSGFARLGHQVFGLVAQPLNHRNWRGLIGIQAFDQTLLDTLSYRHHRIHTATLVDAPEGSPLALPHFAGTALTLEPQFDLTERQIRTEQIHRVMAILALVLVLLALASFFTFRRILLGPIGSLKQRIEQGLTQRKTSRPLPESGQDELSEISQLCNELFSQRLHQRQQISTLLRTVSDAVVLVDPQARIELVNPEAEKLLAVEHGPVRQCALVNLVAGPAGQELHAALKELLSSGRISLEGRVSLQQGGQKRQLEYHAARTLDHEGHTLGAVLVLRDITHSEQMKRELMHKSQRDQTTGIYNRHTFEQRLEALADLPGQHAICYMDLNRFKLINDSCGHEAGDRMLRDVAQEMVRSIRPGDLLARIGGDEFGLIMKDTSALETARVLKQLMERVEGITLYWDSGSYRVGISIGVAFQRADEQRPREVFKDAEIACHANKGKGGESQIHFFDSLDQDLAHQRNAPQWAMKINEAIVNDDLVLFYQPIEPVQASSPRRKCEVLLRIREEGGRILAPGQFIAAAERFNLMPAVDKAVIRKSFEWLARNSHLWNTQVLSINLSGTTLSNGNLVSYIDEMCALYRVPPETICFEVTETAAIANENRALEILHALRRRGFAFALDDFGSGFASYGYLRQLPVDYVKIDGCFVRNLANNAKDYAIVKSIHDVCRVMGIETVAEFVEDQETLSRLRAIGVNYAQGYGIGRPKDLETYQPVPQEDGVKA
- a CDS encoding SDR family oxidoreductase, whose translation is MDGEVVLLTGASEGIGRALAHQLSARGARLMLVARNRERLDSLVAELPSPAFAYPLDLTELDQLPKLVEAALAQFGRLDRLILNAGITMWSTVEALTDLSVLERVMRVNYLATAHLAHAALPALKQSRGHIAVVSSLTGLTGVPTRSGYCASKHAVMGFFDALRIELRGSGVDVTVLCPDFVVTQTHKRAMGADGQPLGQTPMQESKIMTAEQCARAMVRAIEKRQRLWLGSFRGRLGRWLKLLAPGLIDGIAARAIARRH
- a CDS encoding patatin-like phospholipase family protein, with amino-acid sequence MDQVGPSALIVEGGAMRGVFSCGVLDTFLARDFSPFDSFWGVSAGASNLAAYLAKMPGRNRKIYTDYSCRRAFLTPGRFLRGGDLMDLDWMWTITLAELGIDKAVLAADPRPFFLAVTRQDSGQAEYHTPDVEQLAETMKASSALPVLYRKGVRLGQHTYVDGGVADALPVAEAIRRGARQIMVLRSRPASYRKSASGLPALQRWLLRDTPHLVEPMLSRAERYNRTLDLIRQPPEGVNIVEICPPESFRLKRLTRDAEPLERGYELGRIAGEAAMARWQPFSGDGQSPAPQCHRSNPAPAV